Proteins from a single region of Cytophagia bacterium CHB2:
- the rpsP gene encoding 30S ribosomal protein S16: MAVHLRLNRMGKKKQPFYGIVAIDSRAARDGKYLEKIGTYNPRTEPETVTLNEERALYWLSTGAQPTDTVRNIFSRRGVMLKWHLKKRGAEDAKIGDEVKKWEALQAERIKRAEVLRLQKKSKKAKQKEAEAAKAESAPASAESGS; the protein is encoded by the coding sequence TTGGCCGTTCATCTTCGCCTGAACCGAATGGGCAAGAAGAAACAGCCGTTTTACGGCATCGTTGCGATCGACTCTCGCGCCGCTCGCGACGGTAAATATTTGGAAAAAATCGGCACCTACAATCCGCGTACGGAGCCGGAAACGGTGACGCTGAATGAGGAACGCGCGCTCTACTGGCTCAGCACCGGCGCGCAGCCGACGGACACCGTGCGCAACATTTTTAGCCGCCGCGGCGTGATGCTGAAATGGCATCTCAAGAAGCGCGGTGCGGAGGACGCTAAAATCGGCGACGAAGTCAAGAAGTGGGAAGCGCTGCAAGCGGAAAGGATCAAGCGCGCCGAAGTGTTGCGCCTGCAAAAGAAAAGCAAAAAGGCGAAGCAGAAGGAAGCCGAAGCTGCCAAGGCAGAAAGCGCTCCTGCCAGCGCAGAAAGCGGTTCCTGA
- a CDS encoding KH domain-containing protein: MKEFVEFIVKHLVDKPNDVVVAEVDGERTVVFELRVGQGDMGKVIGKHGQTAKALRILIAAASAKTGKRAVLEILE, from the coding sequence ATGAAGGAATTCGTCGAGTTCATTGTCAAACATTTGGTGGACAAACCCAATGACGTCGTGGTCGCGGAAGTCGATGGCGAGCGCACGGTGGTATTTGAATTGCGCGTGGGCCAGGGCGACATGGGTAAAGTGATCGGCAAGCACGGTCAAACGGCAAAAGCGCTGCGCATCCTGATCGCCGCGGCTTCCGCCAAAACCGGCAAGCGAGCCGTGCTCGAGATTCTCGAATAG
- the rimM gene encoding 16S rRNA processing protein RimM: MAEVKIVTIGVILRPHGLHGMVKVMPETDDPGRFRRLKQVALRLRGQDLGDFEIERAIIEARGLRLKFRTLDSIEAVEPLCGAEITIPRALCLPAPSHEYYAFDLIGLPVFTSAGRRLGTLSDIVPYPANDVWVVHDEARHEWLIPAISSVIKKIDLAQQRIEIEPMPGLLDDSER; the protein is encoded by the coding sequence ATGGCAGAAGTCAAAATCGTCACGATCGGCGTTATTCTGCGGCCGCACGGCTTGCACGGCATGGTCAAAGTCATGCCGGAAACGGACGATCCCGGGCGTTTTCGCCGGCTCAAACAAGTGGCGTTGCGCCTGCGCGGCCAGGATTTGGGCGATTTCGAAATCGAACGGGCAATCATCGAAGCGCGAGGCTTGCGGTTGAAATTCCGCACACTCGATTCCATCGAAGCCGTTGAACCGCTGTGCGGCGCCGAAATTACAATTCCCCGCGCGTTGTGTTTGCCGGCGCCCTCACACGAATACTATGCGTTTGATTTGATCGGGTTGCCCGTGTTCACAAGTGCGGGACGCCGCCTCGGCACGTTGAGCGACATCGTGCCTTACCCGGCAAATGACGTGTGGGTTGTGCATGACGAAGCCCGGCACGAGTGGCTGATTCCGGCGATTAGCTCGGTGATCAAAAAAATCGATCTCGCGCAACAACGCATTGAAATCGAGCCGATGCCGGGATTGCTCGACGACTCTGAACGCTAG
- the trmD gene encoding tRNA (guanosine(37)-N1)-methyltransferase TrmD, which produces MQFHIVTGFPRLFAGPLSESIIRRALDRQLVEIFIHDLRDFTTDKHRSIDDYPYGGGPGMILKPEPIFACVEHIRETYPLASAKVILMSPQGPTFTQRRANELAHEAGIIIICGHYKGVDERVREFLATEELSIGDYVVTGGELPAMIVIDAVVRLIPGVLGDLDSAIGDSFQQNALDYPHYTRPEEFRGQRVPEVLMSGHHAKIAEWRKNMAEARTRERRADLLEPK; this is translated from the coding sequence ATGCAGTTTCACATCGTCACCGGCTTTCCCAGGCTTTTTGCCGGCCCGCTGAGCGAGAGTATCATCAGGCGCGCGCTCGATCGCCAACTCGTCGAAATTTTTATTCATGATTTGCGCGATTTCACCACGGATAAGCACCGCTCGATAGATGATTATCCTTACGGCGGCGGCCCGGGGATGATCTTGAAGCCGGAGCCGATCTTCGCGTGCGTCGAGCATATTCGGGAAACCTATCCGCTTGCTTCCGCCAAAGTCATATTGATGTCGCCGCAGGGCCCGACCTTTACGCAGCGCCGCGCCAACGAGCTGGCGCATGAAGCGGGTATCATCATCATCTGCGGCCACTATAAAGGCGTTGATGAGCGGGTGCGTGAATTTTTGGCGACCGAAGAGCTTTCGATTGGCGATTATGTTGTGACCGGCGGCGAGCTGCCGGCAATGATTGTGATAGATGCGGTGGTGCGGTTGATTCCCGGCGTGTTGGGCGATCTCGACTCGGCAATCGGAGATTCGTTTCAGCAGAATGCGCTTGATTATCCGCATTACACCCGGCCGGAAGAGTTTCGCGGCCAGCGCGTGCCGGAAGTATTGATGTCCGGCCATCACGCCAAAATAGCGGAGTGGAGAAAAAACATGGCGGAAGCCCGCACCCGCGA